A single Deinococcus radiotolerans DNA region contains:
- a CDS encoding LysR family transcriptional regulator, giving the protein MKGLTLTQLRAFVATARTGRVSSAAVDLNLTQSAVSHALRHLETHLGVTLLHRGGRGMTLTGTGERLLPRAEQLLVQLAAFEAATRAEAALSGIVRIASFPSLARHLVPRALPLIQAQLPGVQIQVSDAYLDRPAVYDAVRRGEADIGLTQVWPSPDLAVHVLGADPYLLVLPAGWQDEDVWSRPYIHLGSAHDRQIPDVLAQRGVRLHPALSLATEQAILALVAKQLGFALLPALALTEVPAGVRVQALPWPVHRSYGAVTSRDVPAAVQGVLKVILQSGSVDPAPPRST; this is encoded by the coding sequence ATGAAAGGCCTGACCCTCACGCAGCTGCGCGCCTTCGTGGCGACGGCCCGCACGGGCCGCGTGAGCAGCGCCGCGGTGGACCTGAATCTCACGCAGTCGGCCGTCAGCCACGCCCTACGTCACCTGGAAACGCATCTCGGCGTGACGCTCCTTCACCGGGGCGGCCGCGGCATGACGCTGACCGGTACGGGCGAGCGCCTGCTGCCCCGGGCCGAGCAGCTCCTGGTCCAGCTGGCCGCCTTCGAAGCCGCCACCCGGGCGGAAGCGGCCCTGAGTGGGATCGTCCGCATCGCCAGTTTTCCCAGCCTCGCCCGGCACCTGGTGCCGCGCGCCCTGCCCCTCATTCAGGCGCAACTGCCGGGCGTTCAGATTCAGGTGAGTGACGCGTACCTGGACCGCCCGGCCGTGTATGACGCCGTCCGGCGTGGTGAGGCCGACATCGGCCTGACCCAGGTGTGGCCCAGCCCGGATCTCGCCGTGCACGTCCTGGGCGCCGACCCCTACCTGCTTGTCCTGCCGGCCGGCTGGCAGGATGAGGACGTCTGGTCCCGCCCGTACATTCATCTGGGCAGCGCCCACGACCGGCAGATTCCCGACGTCCTGGCCCAGCGGGGCGTCCGACTCCATCCGGCCCTGAGCCTGGCGACGGAGCAGGCCATTCTGGCGCTGGTGGCCAAACAGTTGGGGTTTGCCCTGCTGCCCGCGCTGGCCCTGACCGAGGTGCCGGCTGGTGTACGCGTGCAGGCGCTGCCCTGGCCAGTTCACCGCTCGTACGGCGCCGTCACCAGCCGGGACGTCCCCGCGGCCGTGCAGGGCGTGCTGAAGGTAATTTTGCAGTCTGGCTCAGTCGATCCGGCGCCGCCCCGGTCCACCTGA
- a CDS encoding AAA family ATPase, whose protein sequence is MPALFRSLDPLPSPRLQDVPRTRLLAAIHAARDANVVVLHGGAGFGKTTLLAQWAQAEAQREAFSALAALSLTDEQADATGFIRALLKAVQDAEAHVSLDAARGALAQQSPLRAAGLLAETLNDLPGSLLLLLDGAQHLSTPAQQCLERFIQVLAEGHQVGLSVYDPSAVPFLTALTARGAVMAFGPSELAFTEEETRRALPWLAPGEPLPLPHDELEGWPIAVGLLRSGPATAGSLDALARWALDRLPPDVRVTVQDMSVWSEWGEAEARELDVPPVATWLEDVTRAGLPVAVQQDGQARPHGLLRRQLKAELALRPERAARCWQRAAATYERQGQLLEALRAAQAGGAAGEALRLAERVTAQHWPRREFWLAREILEGFAVHTLPVLLQQRLAVAQLETGRAAQGAALLQALSEATDLAACSWLALAEHAWRQGDMTVLRTYLDAAARVASTAAEQVQLERFEVRALIRLGRFDVALPRVEALVQRAEALGEPYELGACLSLRGIVLFSLGRTADGVRALQQELAFYDIQHTPYSGIPARMNLALCFAFQGQFDDALREARRAAQDAHASFSRSAARTWITLILVHLMRREYAAAHDEVQRALGSLDLRTLAPQERTDLWVHALECAARTGDAALRAQAERTLDACLLEFPQARAPQWAFVHRAVAFTQARLHLLRPPGQDEATWRELAGALTEMLRQPIPYGPPAMHELHVRLFLAEAQRRAGLPWEENVKAMGPLVPLPLVTGLLRTTEPDLPGVFSHLRQEAWWPAHLPAPVAERAQGPTRPHLRVRSLGRVEVTLDGQAVQFPFAKCEELLMWLALHGPSSRAQIINALWDGSNNPAHAEYFRLIVRRLRTALTQAGAAHLNPVPYTHGLYSLHEDLDVWVDVRAALEGTGSEEQGRDAALAGVFLPRHASEWVQAVRARLVDAALSSLHQQAEEVESHAPDRARQLYQRMLVFDPLSEAAHAGVLRCCEALGDQVGMQAALRARKRALFSSAANGLS, encoded by the coding sequence ATGCCTGCACTGTTCCGCTCACTTGACCCCCTGCCCTCTCCACGGCTGCAGGACGTGCCGCGCACCCGTCTGCTGGCCGCCATCCACGCCGCCCGCGACGCGAACGTCGTGGTGCTGCACGGCGGCGCCGGGTTCGGCAAGACGACCCTCCTCGCGCAGTGGGCGCAAGCCGAGGCGCAGCGGGAGGCCTTCAGTGCCCTGGCGGCCCTGAGCCTGACCGACGAGCAGGCCGACGCCACCGGGTTCATACGGGCCCTTCTGAAGGCCGTTCAGGACGCCGAAGCCCACGTCTCTCTGGACGCCGCGCGGGGCGCGCTGGCCCAGCAGTCCCCGCTCCGGGCGGCGGGCCTGCTCGCGGAGACCCTCAACGACTTGCCCGGCAGCCTGCTGCTCCTGCTTGACGGCGCGCAGCACCTCAGCACACCCGCTCAGCAGTGCCTGGAGCGGTTCATTCAGGTGCTGGCCGAAGGGCATCAGGTGGGCCTGAGCGTGTACGACCCGTCCGCGGTGCCGTTCCTCACCGCGCTCACGGCGCGGGGGGCCGTGATGGCGTTCGGTCCGTCCGAGCTGGCGTTCACGGAGGAGGAGACGCGGCGCGCGCTGCCGTGGCTCGCCCCGGGCGAACCGCTCCCCCTGCCGCACGATGAGCTGGAGGGCTGGCCCATCGCGGTCGGCCTGCTGCGGTCCGGCCCGGCCACCGCCGGGTCGCTGGACGCACTGGCCCGCTGGGCCCTGGACCGGCTGCCGCCAGACGTCCGGGTCACCGTGCAGGACATGAGCGTCTGGAGCGAATGGGGCGAAGCCGAAGCGCGCGAGCTGGATGTGCCGCCGGTCGCCACGTGGCTGGAGGACGTCACCCGGGCGGGGTTGCCGGTCGCTGTCCAGCAGGACGGTCAGGCGAGGCCTCACGGGCTGCTGCGGCGGCAACTCAAGGCCGAACTCGCGCTGCGCCCCGAGCGGGCCGCGCGGTGCTGGCAGCGGGCAGCGGCCACGTACGAGCGGCAGGGACAGCTGCTCGAGGCTCTACGGGCCGCGCAGGCGGGCGGCGCGGCTGGAGAGGCCCTGAGGCTCGCGGAGCGTGTGACGGCGCAGCACTGGCCCCGCCGGGAGTTCTGGCTGGCCCGCGAGATCCTGGAAGGCTTCGCCGTACATACCTTGCCGGTCCTCCTCCAGCAGCGCCTCGCGGTCGCGCAGCTCGAGACGGGGCGCGCAGCGCAGGGGGCCGCGCTCCTCCAAGCGTTGTCGGAGGCCACAGACCTCGCGGCGTGCTCGTGGCTGGCGCTCGCCGAGCACGCGTGGCGCCAGGGAGACATGACGGTCTTGCGGACGTACCTGGACGCCGCGGCGCGGGTCGCCAGCACGGCCGCAGAGCAGGTGCAGCTCGAACGGTTTGAAGTGCGGGCGCTGATCCGCCTGGGCCGATTCGACGTGGCGCTGCCCCGGGTGGAGGCGCTGGTGCAGCGGGCCGAGGCGCTGGGTGAACCCTACGAACTCGGGGCGTGCCTCTCCCTGCGCGGCATCGTGCTGTTCAGCCTGGGCCGCACGGCGGACGGCGTGCGCGCCCTGCAGCAGGAACTGGCCTTCTACGACATACAGCACACGCCGTACAGCGGGATTCCCGCGCGCATGAACCTGGCCCTGTGCTTCGCCTTTCAAGGGCAGTTCGATGACGCGCTGCGTGAAGCGCGGCGGGCGGCGCAGGACGCCCACGCGTCCTTCAGCCGCAGCGCGGCACGCACCTGGATCACCCTGATTCTCGTGCACCTGATGCGCCGGGAGTACGCGGCCGCCCACGACGAAGTGCAGCGCGCGCTGGGCAGCCTCGACCTGCGCACGCTCGCCCCGCAGGAGCGCACGGACCTGTGGGTGCACGCCCTGGAATGCGCGGCGCGCACAGGAGATGCGGCGCTGCGCGCGCAGGCTGAGCGGACCCTGGACGCCTGCCTGCTGGAGTTCCCGCAGGCCCGCGCGCCCCAGTGGGCGTTTGTGCACCGCGCTGTGGCCTTCACGCAGGCTCGACTGCACCTGCTGCGGCCGCCCGGGCAGGATGAGGCGACCTGGCGTGAACTGGCCGGAGCGCTCACGGAAATGCTCCGCCAGCCCATCCCGTACGGGCCGCCCGCGATGCATGAACTGCACGTGCGGCTGTTCCTGGCCGAAGCGCAGCGCCGGGCAGGGCTGCCCTGGGAGGAGAACGTCAAGGCGATGGGACCACTCGTGCCGCTGCCGCTGGTGACTGGCCTCCTGCGCACGACCGAACCGGACCTGCCGGGCGTGTTCAGCCACCTGCGGCAGGAGGCGTGGTGGCCCGCGCACCTCCCGGCGCCTGTGGCCGAACGGGCCCAGGGGCCTACCCGCCCACACCTGCGCGTCCGCTCCCTGGGCCGGGTCGAGGTCACGCTGGACGGCCAGGCCGTGCAGTTTCCATTCGCGAAGTGCGAGGAGCTGCTAATGTGGCTGGCGCTCCATGGCCCGAGCTCCCGCGCGCAGATCATCAACGCGCTCTGGGACGGCTCGAACAATCCCGCGCACGCCGAGTACTTCCGCCTGATCGTGCGGCGGTTGCGCACTGCCCTCACCCAGGCCGGCGCGGCCCACCTGAATCCGGTTCCTTATACGCATGGGCTCTACAGCCTCCATGAGGACCTGGACGTGTGGGTAGATGTGCGGGCCGCGCTGGAGGGGACAGGTTCCGAAGAGCAGGGACGTGACGCCGCCCTCGCCGGGGTCTTTTTGCCCAGGCACGCGTCAGAGTGGGTGCAGGCCGTCCGGGCCCGACTCGTGGACGCCGCGCTCTCCTCGCTGCACCAGCAGGCAGAGGAGGTAGAGAGCCACGCCCCGGACCGCGCGCGGCAGCTGTATCAGCGGATGCTGGTCTTCGACCCCCTCTCGGAGGCGGCGCACGCGGGCGTCCTGCGGTGCTGCGAGGCGCTGGGCGACCAGGTGGGGATGCAGGCGGCGCTCCGGGCGCGCAAGCGGGCGCTGTTCAGCTCAGCGGCAAACGGTCTCTCCTGA
- a CDS encoding AbfB domain-containing protein: MPILSPLALRSALLLAALVSTSNAAAVAVNQRVSLRAVTPAVSNNYIAHENFIGVIRPVSSTSTATRKADATWVLRTGLADSNCYSFESVNYPGYFLRHTNFKLYLWKNDATQAFNNDATFCLTPPLIGNVGVGLVPVNYLNYNVRHYSSNLLLNTEQNNYTFRVDATFDFVAPWAP, encoded by the coding sequence ATGCCCATTCTGTCCCCGCTCGCCCTGCGGTCTGCGCTGCTTCTCGCGGCGCTCGTCAGTACCTCGAATGCCGCGGCCGTGGCCGTGAATCAGCGTGTGTCCCTGCGCGCCGTCACGCCCGCCGTCAGCAACAACTACATCGCCCACGAGAACTTCATTGGCGTGATCCGGCCCGTGAGTTCCACCAGCACGGCCACGAGAAAAGCGGACGCCACGTGGGTTCTGCGCACCGGCCTGGCCGACTCCAACTGCTACTCCTTCGAGTCCGTCAATTACCCCGGGTATTTCCTGCGGCACACGAACTTCAAGCTGTACCTGTGGAAGAACGACGCGACCCAGGCCTTCAACAATGACGCCACGTTCTGCCTGACGCCGCCGCTGATCGGCAACGTGGGCGTGGGGCTCGTCCCCGTGAACTACCTCAACTACAACGTCCGGCATTACTCCAGCAACCTGCTGCTCAACACCGAGCAGAACAACTACACCTTCCGGGTCGACGCGACGTTTGACTTCGTGGCCCCCTGGGCCCCCTGA